The Triticum aestivum cultivar Chinese Spring chromosome 3A, IWGSC CS RefSeq v2.1, whole genome shotgun sequence genome includes a region encoding these proteins:
- the LOC123063080 gene encoding cytochrome P450 CYP99A1 — MELSAATVFLSVVSLVILASLLSRRSKKKRPPGPWCLPLIGNLLHLLTSQPQAALRDLARKHGPVMSLRLGQVDAVVISSPAAAQEVLRDKDLTFASRPSMLTSDIILYGNMDIAFAPYGPYWRMLRKLCMVELLSAHKVRQLAPVRDGETRSLMRKVGAAGRGGEPVNLGRLLCSSSISITAKATFGRLCGEELQEQYMPVVEVAVKEGGGFSAGDLFPSLWFVDVATGLTRRLWRTRRQLDAIFDKMIAECEAHRAEKKKTATTSKTTGDEEEHLLSVLLRIKDEGKLEVPISMTSIKAILFDMLTGGTETTSSAAEWIMSELMRNPDAMAKAQAEVRRTFDGKSPDDHEGLIDKLRYMKMVIKEGLRLNPVLPLLLPRLCGETCDIGGFEVAKGTKVIVNAWAMARSPEQWPDAEEFRPERFDGGTAGDLKGLQFEYLPFGSGRRMCPGDTFGLAVLELIVARLLYYFNWSLPNGMRPDELDMDMIVGSTARRKNQLHLLASPYRELPVEI; from the exons ATGGAGCTAAGCGCAGCCACCGTCTTCCTCTCCGTCGTCTCACTGGTGATCCTTGCGTCCTTGCTTAGCCGCAGATCCAAAAAGAAGCGGCCTCCAGGTCCATGGTGCCTCCCCTTGATCGGCAACCTTCTCCACCTCCTCACCTCGCAGCCGCAGGCGGCGCTACGGGACCTGGCCAGGAAGCACGGCCCGGTGATGTCCCTGCGGCTGGGCCAAGTCGACGCCGTCGTGATCTCCtctccggcggcggcgcaggaGGTGCTCCGGGACAAGGACCTCACCTTCGCGTCGCGGCCGAGCATGCTCACCTCGGACATCATCCTCTACGGGAACATGGACATCGCTTTCGCGCCGTACGGCCCGTACTGGCGGATGCTGCGCAAGCTCTGCATGGTCGAGCTCCTCAGCGCGCACAAGGTGCGGCAGCTCGCGCCTGTCCGGGACGGCGAGACCCGCTCCCTCATGAGGAAGGTCGGCGCCGCGGGCCGAGGCGGCGAGCCGGTCAACCTCGGGAGGCTGCTCTGTTCGAGCTCGATCTCGATCACCGCAAAGGCGACGTTCGGCCGGCTGTGTGGCGAGGAACTCCAGGAGCAGTACATGCCGGTCGTCGAAGTGGCTGTGAAAGAAGGCGGGGGTTTCAGCGCCGGGGACCTCTTCCCGTCTCTGTGGTTCGTGGACGTCGCCACTGGGCTGACACGCCGGCTGTGGCGAACGCGCCGTCAGCTCGACGCCATATTTGACAAGATGATCGCTGAGTGCGAGGCACATCGAGCAGAGAAAAAGAAGACAGCAACGACGTCGAAGACCACCGGAGATGAAGAAGAACACCTCCTGAGTGTCTTGCTTCGGATCAAGGATGAGGGGAAGCTTGAGGTCCCCATCAGCATGACAAGCATCAAAGCAATCCTATTC GACATGCTCACCGGAGGCACGGAGACAACGTCGTCGGCCGCCGAGTGGATCATGTCGGAGCTCATGAGGAACCCCGATGCGATGGCCAAAGCGCAGGCTGAGGTTCGACGAACATTCGACGGCAAGAGCCCGGACGACCATGAGGGTCTCATCGACAAGCTACGCTACATGAAgatggtgatcaaggagggcctgaGGCTGAACCCGGTGCTGCCGCTCCTTCTCCCCCGCCTCTGCGGGGAGACCTGCGACATCGGTGGGTTCGAGGTCGCCAAGGGAACCAAGGTCATCGTCAACGCGTGGGCGATGGCGCGGAGCCCCGAGCAATGGCCCGACGCGGAGGAGTTCAGGCCGGAGAGGTTCGACGGCGGCACGGCGGGGGACCTCAAAGGCTTGCAGTTCGAGTATCTCCCGTTCGGTAGCGGGAGGAGGATGTGTCCTGGAGACACCTTCGGGCTCGCCGTGCTGGAGCTCATCGTTGCGCGACTTCTCTACTATTTCAACTGGAGCCTCCCCAACGGAATGCGGCCGGACGAGCTCGACATGGACATGATCGTCGGCTCGACGGCGAGGAGGAAAAACCAGCTGCACCTGTTGGCGTCGCCGTACAGGGAGCTTCCCGTGGAAATCTGA